The following coding sequences lie in one Flavobacterium sp. 20NA77.7 genomic window:
- a CDS encoding aminotransferase class I/II-fold pyridoxal phosphate-dependent enzyme produces MKLPHSLQEKLNLRVQKQALRSLLLHSEEIDFSSNDYLGFAKNEEIFEATHKYLVANNQKINGATGSRLISGNHNLYVVTEKYIAEFHQSEAALIFNSGYDANVGFFSAVPQRNDVILYDELCHASIRDGIQMSHAKSYKFQHNDYEDLENKIIKLQIQNAKQETIYIVTESVFSMDGDTPNIEKLVQLSEKFKALLVVDEAHALGVFGEKGEGVIQSQQFQNKVFARIMTFGKGLGCHGAAILGNADLIEYLVNFARSFIYTTGLSPHSVATILVAYQNLNQSTELQKLKDNISFFNQQKQFLGVKPLFVYSKSAIHSAILPGNHKVKKIASQLQEKGFEVKPILAPTVPEGQERLRFCLHSYNTEREMQEVLSALSNFVFD; encoded by the coding sequence ATGAAACTTCCTCATTCACTTCAAGAAAAATTAAATTTAAGGGTCCAAAAACAGGCACTAAGAAGTCTTTTGCTTCATAGTGAAGAGATCGATTTTTCATCTAACGACTATTTGGGTTTTGCTAAAAATGAAGAAATATTTGAAGCAACGCACAAATATCTAGTAGCTAATAACCAAAAAATTAACGGGGCAACTGGTTCCAGATTAATTTCAGGGAATCATAATTTATATGTTGTTACTGAAAAATATATTGCAGAGTTTCATCAATCAGAAGCAGCTTTGATTTTTAATTCGGGGTATGATGCTAATGTAGGGTTTTTTAGCGCTGTGCCGCAAAGAAATGATGTTATTTTATATGATGAGTTGTGTCATGCTTCCATTCGTGATGGCATACAAATGAGTCACGCTAAATCGTATAAATTTCAGCATAACGATTATGAAGATTTGGAAAACAAAATTATCAAACTTCAAATCCAAAATGCCAAACAAGAAACAATTTATATCGTAACAGAATCCGTTTTTTCTATGGATGGTGATACGCCTAATATAGAAAAATTAGTCCAACTTTCAGAAAAATTTAAGGCACTCTTAGTTGTAGATGAAGCGCATGCTTTAGGTGTGTTTGGAGAAAAAGGTGAAGGTGTAATACAATCGCAACAATTTCAAAATAAAGTATTTGCCAGAATTATGACGTTTGGTAAAGGCTTGGGTTGTCATGGTGCGGCTATTTTAGGAAATGCTGATTTAATAGAATATTTAGTTAATTTTGCTCGAAGTTTTATTTATACAACCGGACTTTCCCCTCATTCGGTTGCGACAATTTTAGTAGCGTATCAAAATTTAAATCAGTCGACTGAACTTCAAAAATTAAAAGATAATATTAGTTTTTTCAATCAGCAAAAACAGTTTTTAGGAGTCAAGCCACTTTTTGTATATAGTAAATCGGCGATTCATTCGGCTATACTTCCCGGTAACCATAAAGTAAAAAAAATAGCTTCTCAATTACAAGAAAAAGGATTTGAGGTGAAACCTATTTTAGCACCAACCGTTCCAGAAGGTCAAGAACGATTGCGGTTTTGTTTGCATTCATACAATACTGAAAGAGAAATGCAAGAAGTTTTGTCAGCATTGAGTAATTTTGTATTTGATTAA
- a CDS encoding putative signal transducing protein, which produces MSKFQQIATYQYSLEAYLIKGKLESEGIEVFLQNENTINTDPLLSNALGGVKVFVHSEDVLKSRQILDSIPKYAVDNKGELLSCPNCGSQHVNMVTTIKDVKSFLAFIYALFTLSMPLFTKQRYKCESCHFEF; this is translated from the coding sequence ATGTCAAAATTCCAACAAATCGCAACTTATCAATATTCATTAGAGGCTTATTTAATTAAAGGCAAGTTAGAATCTGAAGGTATTGAAGTGTTTTTGCAAAATGAAAATACAATCAATACAGATCCATTATTGAGTAATGCTTTAGGCGGGGTAAAAGTATTTGTACATTCAGAAGATGTACTAAAATCAAGACAAATTTTAGATTCTATTCCAAAATACGCTGTTGATAATAAAGGCGAATTATTATCTTGTCCTAACTGTGGTTCTCAACATGTCAATATGGTTACCACTATTAAAGATGTTAAATCGTTTTTAGCATTTATATATGCTTTGTTTACTTTATCCATGCCCTTATTTACGAAACAAAGGTATAAGTGCGAAAGCTGTCATTTTGAATTTTAG
- the bioD gene encoding dethiobiotin synthase has protein sequence MKVFITGIGTDVGKTVASAIVVEALEADYWKPIQAGDLNFSDSDKIKSKISNSKSQILTNAYALNTPASPHLAAERDGITIDIKKIKEPKTTNHLVIEGAGGILVPLNEEHTILDLIQPDYKVIVVSRHYLGSINHTLLTIEALKSRNIPVAGIIFSGDEHASTEQIILAKTNVPMIGRIEQEPYFDKNVVCYYADLFRDKLLKL, from the coding sequence ATGAAAGTATTTATTACAGGAATAGGAACAGATGTTGGCAAAACAGTTGCTTCTGCCATAGTAGTTGAAGCATTAGAAGCAGATTATTGGAAACCCATACAGGCAGGAGATTTAAATTTTTCAGATTCCGATAAAATAAAATCCAAAATCTCAAATTCAAAATCTCAAATTTTAACAAATGCATATGCCCTAAATACTCCAGCAAGCCCTCATTTAGCTGCAGAACGAGACGGAATTACCATTGATATTAAAAAAATTAAAGAACCCAAAACTACAAATCATTTAGTTATTGAAGGTGCAGGGGGGATATTGGTTCCATTAAATGAAGAACATACAATTTTAGATTTAATTCAACCTGACTATAAGGTAATTGTAGTTTCTCGACATTATTTAGGAAGTATTAATCATACCTTATTGACTATAGAAGCTTTAAAAAGTAGAAATATTCCTGTGGCAGGGATTATATTTTCAGGGGATGAGCACGCTTCTACTGAACAAATTATACTTGCTAAAACAAATGTTCCTATGATAGGTCGTATAGAACAAGAGCCTTATTTTGATAAAAATGTTGTATGTTATTATGCCGATTTATTTAGAGATAAGTTGCTGAAATTATAA
- the bioA gene encoding adenosylmethionine--8-amino-7-oxononanoate transaminase, translating to MTLSEKDNLYNWHPYTQHQLQSNFPAIVKGENEFLWDENGKQYIDAIASWWVNPFGHANPFLAQAIYTQLTTLEHVLFGGFTHNKVVELAEKLVQILPSNQKKYFYSDNGSTAVEVAIKASLQYFYNKGIKKNTIVAFEDAFHGDTFGAMAVSGIGLFTEAFQDALLHVIRIPVPVKGKEEESKKALQKALAENEVAAFVFEPLVLGAAGMVMYEASVLDELLEICKKNKVFTIADEVMTGFGKTGKLFACDYLNMQPDMMCLSKALTGGTIPMAITSFTQEIFDGFISENTNHAFFHGHTFTANPTGCAAALASIHLLEQPETKKNIDRIHANHLVFEHNIRLNNNVAATRVKGIIFALEVKVAEKQAYYGALRNKLYDFFITNGVILRPVGNTIYILPPYCISDESLHTVYELIEKALNEVVC from the coding sequence ATGACGCTTTCAGAAAAAGATAACCTCTATAATTGGCATCCTTACACTCAACATCAGTTGCAGTCAAACTTTCCAGCTATTGTTAAAGGAGAAAATGAGTTTTTATGGGATGAAAATGGCAAACAATACATAGACGCAATAGCCTCATGGTGGGTCAATCCTTTTGGACATGCTAATCCTTTTCTTGCACAAGCAATTTACACACAATTAACAACATTAGAACACGTATTATTTGGTGGCTTTACACATAATAAAGTGGTAGAACTTGCTGAAAAATTAGTCCAAATTTTACCCTCTAATCAAAAGAAATATTTTTATTCTGATAATGGTTCTACAGCTGTGGAAGTAGCTATAAAAGCTTCGCTCCAATATTTTTATAATAAAGGCATAAAAAAGAATACAATAGTTGCATTTGAAGATGCTTTTCATGGTGATACATTTGGCGCAATGGCTGTAAGTGGTATAGGTTTATTTACGGAAGCTTTTCAAGACGCTTTACTTCATGTTATTCGAATACCTGTTCCTGTAAAAGGAAAGGAAGAAGAATCTAAAAAGGCATTACAAAAAGCACTAGCTGAAAATGAAGTGGCTGCATTTGTCTTTGAACCCCTAGTTTTAGGCGCAGCTGGAATGGTCATGTATGAAGCGTCAGTATTAGACGAATTACTAGAAATTTGTAAAAAAAACAAGGTTTTTACTATTGCAGATGAAGTGATGACGGGTTTTGGTAAAACAGGGAAATTATTCGCTTGTGACTATTTGAATATGCAACCTGATATGATGTGTCTGTCAAAAGCATTAACGGGAGGTACAATTCCTATGGCAATTACTTCGTTCACACAAGAAATTTTTGATGGTTTTATAAGCGAAAACACGAATCATGCTTTTTTTCATGGGCATACATTTACAGCAAATCCCACAGGGTGTGCAGCGGCTTTGGCAAGTATTCATTTATTAGAACAACCTGAAACTAAAAAAAATATAGATCGTATTCATGCAAATCATCTAGTTTTTGAACACAACATACGATTAAATAACAATGTTGCTGCTACGAGAGTGAAAGGAATTATTTTTGCTTTAGAAGTTAAAGTAGCCGAAAAACAAGCCTATTATGGTGCATTAAGAAATAAGCTATATGATTTTTTTATAACTAATGGTGTTATTTTACGTCCCGTTGGTAATACTATTTATATTTTACCCCCTTATTGTATTTCAGATGAAAGTTTACATACGGTTTATGAATTAATTGAAAAAGCGTTAAATGAAGTAGTATGTTAA